The genomic DNA ATTTCACCCACTGGTTCCAGCCCATGACCGGCATCACGGCTGAGAAACACGACAGTTTTATCACCCCGTTAAAACACGGCAAGGTTATTATGGATTTTTCCGGAAAGGAACTCATCCGCGGCGAACCGGATGCCTCCTCTTTCCCTTCTGGCGGCCTGCGCGCAACCTTTGAAGCCCGCGGTTACACCGCTTGGGATCCCACTTCTCCCGCCTTTATCAAGGACGGAACTTTGTGCATTCCTACGGCATTCTGTTCCTACGGCGGAGAGGCCCTGGACAAGAAAACACCGCTCATGCGTTCACTGGAAGCGTTTAACGTTCAGGCACTACGTATTCTCAGGCTGTTTAACACCCCCGCCTCCCGCGTGACCAGCACCGTCGGCGCCGAACAGGAATACTTTCTTGTTAACAAGGATATGTTCCAAAAGCGTCGAGACTTGGTTTTCACTGGCCGCACGCTGTTTGGTGCGAAGGCGCCCAAGGGTCAGGAGATGGATGATCATTATTTCGGTGCCATTGATCCCAGCGTCAGTGCCTTTATGAAGGATCTTGATGAAGAGCTCTGGAAGCTTGGCATCCTTGCAAAGACCGAACATAAAGAGGTTGCTCCAGCTCAGTATGAGCTTGCTCCGATCTTCTCCACCACCAATATTGCGACCGACCACAACCAGCTGACAATGGAGATGCTAAAAAAAGTCGCGTTGCGTCATAACATGGTTTGCCTGCTGCACGAAAAGCCCTTTGCCGGTGTCAACGGCTCGGGCAAGCACAACAACTGGTCCATCGCCACCGACACCGGTATTAATCTTCTCGAACCCGGCGATTCGCCTGAAGAGAATGCACAGTTCCTTTTGTTTCTGGTCGCAGTTATCAAAGCTGTTGACGATTATCAAGATCTGCTGCGCATATCGGTCGCCTCAGCAGGCAACGACCATCGCCTCGGCGCGAACGAGGCGCCCCCCGCTATTCTGTCAATTTTTCTGGGCGATCAGCTTACCGGCATCTTAGGTGCAATCGCGAACGGCACCGCTTATAACGGTAGCATCCCAGAGGATATGACTATCGGTGTCAATGTTCTGCCGCGCTTCCATAAGGATCTAACCGACCGCAATCGCACCTCACCTTTTGCCTTTACCGGCAATAAGTTCGAGTTTCGCATGCCCGGTTCAAGCTTCTCAATTTCTGGGCCGAATGTGGTGTTAAACTCTATTGTCGCTGAAGAGCTGTGCCAGTTTGCCGACAAGCTTGAGGCCGCCGAAGATTTCACCGCCACACTTAATAAGCTGATCAAGAAAACGGTTAAAGAACACCAGCGCATCATCTTTAATGGTGACGGCTATTCTGAAGATTGGCAGAAGGAAGCGGCTCGCCGCGGTCTTCTCAACCTCAAGAGCACGCCGGAGGTAATTCCTCATTTTGTCGCCGAAAAGAATGTTAAAATGTTCGAGAAGCATGGTGTTTTCTCTGCCGCCGAGATGCATTCACGCTGTGATATCCTACTTGAAAACTACTGCAAAACCCTCGATATTGAGGCTTACA from Oscillospiraceae bacterium MB24-C1 includes the following:
- a CDS encoding glutamine synthetase III, translated to MTNVPEIFGSMVFSDGVMQNKLPKACYKEFHKLIKEGKPLTLDLANVIANAMMDWAVEKGVTHFTHWFQPMTGITAEKHDSFITPLKHGKVIMDFSGKELIRGEPDASSFPSGGLRATFEARGYTAWDPTSPAFIKDGTLCIPTAFCSYGGEALDKKTPLMRSLEAFNVQALRILRLFNTPASRVTSTVGAEQEYFLVNKDMFQKRRDLVFTGRTLFGAKAPKGQEMDDHYFGAIDPSVSAFMKDLDEELWKLGILAKTEHKEVAPAQYELAPIFSTTNIATDHNQLTMEMLKKVALRHNMVCLLHEKPFAGVNGSGKHNNWSIATDTGINLLEPGDSPEENAQFLLFLVAVIKAVDDYQDLLRISVASAGNDHRLGANEAPPAILSIFLGDQLTGILGAIANGTAYNGSIPEDMTIGVNVLPRFHKDLTDRNRTSPFAFTGNKFEFRMPGSSFSISGPNVVLNSIVAEELCQFADKLEAAEDFTATLNKLIKKTVKEHQRIIFNGDGYSEDWQKEAARRGLLNLKSTPEVIPHFVAEKNVKMFEKHGVFSAAEMHSRCDILLENYCKTLDIEAYTMLDMARKNILPAVLKYTRKIAEGAVAKKAFLPEVSCKTEEALVTKLSLHTASLINTIDELESLLLKTKDFSNLRECARFHHDSLFAKMQELRAAADALELMVDESEWPFPSYGQLLFSL